From the Colletotrichum lupini chromosome 1, complete sequence genome, the window CGGTACACCATTCATcagagtaataagtagctagcaGTAAGATGATACAGCCCTATTCCCGCCATTCCCATCACACACGAATTCAAGAAGGACGTTAAATAAGAGAAAATATGGGGGCATGTATCCGAAGTTATTGTGCGCTTAATGGGACAGTTGTCCTAGAGCAGCGACTGCGTTGAAACGGTCAACATCCACTTGGCATCATGGAAATTGTTGATAATGTTATCCCCCTCGGCAAGATGTCTCCTTGCTGCCCCACGTTTATATAGTGGCTCCATAAAGGAGATGATACAGCTTTGAGATCAATGAACTGAGGCTCATAGCTCGGCGCAGCATTGGTAGTATCCGACAAGCTATCAAGAGCGGTGCAAGTACTGCCAGGAAAGGCCACCCATGATGCGGCAACTTGAGGCAAAAGAATTCCACCAGGAACTGCTTACGGCGGACTCGGCGTAAGGCATCCGAAGATCGTCCTCAGCGATTGCAGTCTCCGCAGTCCTCTAATTCTAGCTGATCGCTTAATGAGTTGAACACAACGGTTGGATTGCCGATCCCCACGAATGCGGAGCAGACTTCAGCAAAGGCATTTTCCCTGGTATTTATGCTTCAGCCTGCCATAACAATTAATGAACAAGATACAGTCTCCTCTCCAGCTTACTCGGCAGCCAACTTGATGTTGTACTCGAGCTCCTTGGCAGCCTTGGGGTCCCCTTTTCTCTCAACAAACTTCACAGTCAGACCATCCTTCACCGCAAACACAGAGTCGTCATCCAAGTACTTTGAGTCCTCGTCAAAGATTTGTGTTGTTACCGACTTGAAGCCTTCTGATTTGACCTGGAGAGTTGTTAGTACCCGCGTTGGGATGTGCGCATTCGAGCTGGTCACTTACGATGAGATGAATGTGAGCAGGTCTGAAGTGGTGGCGGTGAAGTAGGTCCAAAAGCTTTCCAGCGGGGCCATCACCCGGTACCTGAGAGGTGTGGTCAATAACCAAGAACAACTTCATCAATACATCCCGAGAAGACTCACTGGGTAGGGCGTGGGTCGCAGGCAGTAAAATCCATAACGTCCCTCCGCATCCGTCTTGAAGACTCCGCGGAGGTTGTGCTCGGGCTGATCGGCATCTTGCTGCTCGTACAGACCTGTGGCGGAACATCAGACGACATGTGCAAAAAGCTTAGCCTGATCTTCAAAACTTACCGTTTGTGGATGCTTGCCAGACATCGACTGAAGCATTCGCCAACGGTTTTCCGGTGTTGGAGCACGTCACTTGGCCGTACATGAAAGCAAGCTCGCCGTCCTCGGGGCACTTCACGGCGATTGTGCTGCCGTTGGGGCGGACAGGGGTGTCGGCCCGCCAGAAGGGGCCGAGAATGGCTGTTGCTGTGCCGGGTTGGCCGTTCTTTGTGGCCACTCTGTTGGTGATATCGTCGACGAGCCTGACAGTCTCATTAGCCTCACTGCAATTTGCATCGTTCATCATGAAACTCACGATTCGAGTCCGAGAACATCGCAAAGCAGCTGGCCCTCGTTGCGTCGGTCATTTGACATTTGGCCCGCCCAGTTAATCATGTTGACACCCATCATCCACTCATCTGTCGTAAGATCGACCTCGCGAGCAAAGTCATGGATGTGCTGGATGAATGAAGTGAGAATCTCACGGAGTCTGGGGTTCGTCTCCGATCCCATGGAGGCGATGACCTGCTTGGTGAAGTCCTGGCCGAGGCCTTGGTACTGGCCGTCTCCGTTCTGTAATGAGCCCATGGTGAAGAGACGTAAATGTGTGTTGTATGATGAGTTTCTGGTTAACTCTAGGGAGTATCGCTGATGATGTAGATAATGCTTTTCTCGGTGAGACGACGTGATCTTGAAAGATGAGCTAACTTCAACTACCCCGACTGCCAAAAGCGTCCCGCAGTTCGATGGAGGATACTTATTCCCAATCACAGCGCGTGCATTACCCGCCATTGCTTTGTAATTGCACGTGCGCTGTTACTGGGCGGGTACCACCGGCGCTGGGCTTCTACGCTCCCGGAAACCGCCCCCCGGGTCCGGGAAACACACGCAACTCTCTTTTCGGGTACGGGGGAGAGATCCGACGCGAGGGGTGTGTCTGCCGAGACTCACAAACATACTCATAGAACAAAGAACATGCCATGTTTGAACTCATTATGCACCTATTCCGGTCGGCTTGCCCCGGGGACCCCGCAGTTTGATGGCTCCAGGCTTCGTTTTGGCGGAGTCACGCGCGCGGGAAGGATCATTGGCTTCGGCTTCGGGCTGTGAGATGTGACTCTGCTGTACCCCTAAATCCGTGCGGATTTACTCCAATGATACGATGGTCATCATATCTATCATTCAGTAATATCTCGTGATAGTAGACGTGAGATGAGTGTTCACAGCCGCTCACGATGTGTACGCGAAGCCCAACTTCACAGTCTTAAAGCGCTGGATCCATGGGCCAGTTCGCGTGGTTCAGCTTTGTAACGAGCGTACTACGAACAGCTTGAGAGTTTGGGGCAACTTTGATGGTCACTGAAACTCATTATTCAAAAGTCTAGATGAGGTTTTATTCTATTTTGACATTGATTCACGCCTTCTTAACCCCATTTGTCTGCGCAACAATGCGGTGATCCTCCTCTGGGCCAAAATCCCAGCTCGCCTCATCTGAGCCGTTCGGCCTGCTAGCCCTCTTGAACCCAATCTCAACGCCCTCAATCTCAACCACGGGGCTCACAGCCTCAACCTCTGCCTTGTAGCGCCTCGCGTACCACTTCTCGCGAACGTTGGGTGAGCTGAACAGTTCTGGCGCATACCCCTTCATTGCCTTGAGCGCCGTGCCAGAAATCTGATCGACGCTGTGACTGTGCCGCAACgcaaggaaatcgtcgcccgcGAGCTTGCGCAGTTTCTCCTGGACGTCCTCTGGGTATTTTCCGGCCTTGATAAGAAGGAGATCATACTGCAACAGCGATGCCTTGCCGTGCCATGAACCACCCTTCGTCGCTCTGTTATAGAGACCCGTGAGAGCGGCGATGGCGCCCATGCATCCCGTTCCGTAGTCGGAAATGGGGAACGGAGGGACGACGGGCTCGTCAAGCCCCATGAACTGACCCTGCGCCCACGCCACGCCACTCACCTATAACCCAGTCAGCGATTTGCAGTCTCAAAATAAAAATGTGTTGACTTACACAATCGGCAATTTGCTGCCAGCCGGGCCGCTGGCACCACTCCCCTTGGTATCCAAAGCAGTTTTCATTCACGTACACGAACCCCTTTCCGCGCTCCTTGGCCAGCTTTGTGAGGGCAGTAGCACCGTACCCCAGCTTCTCTAGGGCACCAGGGCGGTAGCCATCCAGCACAACATCCGCCTCGGCCAGCAGCGCCTCAAAGTGCTTTCTCCCCTCCTCAGTCTTGAGGTCGAGATCCGCGGCATGCTTGCCCATGTTGCCATCTACTTGGAAGAACGGGACATCGCTTAGGTTCGGGCTGGTAATCTTCAGAACGTCTGCGCCGTACTCTGCGAGGATGCGTCCTATGACGGGCCCTGCGATGATGCGGCACAGCTCGAGCACCTTGATACCCGACAGTACCCGCTTGTCAGATGTAGTCGGCAAAGGTGATGGTGGTGTTGAAGTCTCAAGATTGTCCACGCTCCACGGAGGAAGTGCGGTGTTAGTTTTGCCCTGTAAGCTGATCAGCAGTGATATCGCAAACTCAACAAGCGAGACTTACATGAGGCGTCTTGATAAAATCCTCATGCTTGAGAACAGGCACTCCAGCTTGGCGCTTATCGGCGTTCATCCGCTCAAGTTCATCGACCGAAAATTGCTTCACATGAGACTC encodes:
- a CDS encoding dioxygenase — translated: MAGNARAVIGNKYPPSNCGTLLAVGVVEVSSSFKITSSHREKHYLHHQRYSLELTRNSSYNTHLRLFTMGSLQNGDGQYQGLGQDFTKQVIASMGSETNPRLREILTSFIQHIHDFAREVDLTTDEWMMGVNMINWAGQMSNDRRNEGQLLCDVLGLESLVDDITNRVATKNGQPGTATAILGPFWRADTPVRPNGSTIAVKCPEDGELAFMYGQVTCSNTGKPLANASVDVWQASTNGLYEQQDADQPEHNLRGVFKTDAEGRYGFYCLRPTPYPVPGDGPAGKLLDLLHRHHFRPAHIHLIVKSEGFKSVTTQIFDEDSKYLDDDSVFAVKDGLTVKFVERKGDPKAAKELEYNIKLAAE
- a CDS encoding CoA-transferase family III encodes the protein MADSKYSSVAETKQILDLVLSSVQIPAEAEKISKAVQFSATRDLPYFPIPFRETELASALKAIEGGVAGALAATKDGVASGKKVSVSLEKSTAFLIQAYLATVGGYGKLDKEVKQFLKDTDLLQAQSDPYRRMSANLYETKQPGEYYHIHGSLEASTTLGMIGLEPFRPDLKDHSAIVEAIESHVKQFSVDELERMNADKRQAGVPVLKHEDFIKTPHGKTNTALPPWSVDNLETSTPPSPLPTTSDKRVLSGIKVLELCRIIAGPVIGRILAEYGADVLKITSPNLSDVPFFQVDGNMGKHAADLDLKTEEGRKHFEALLAEADVVLDGYRPGALEKLGYGATALTKLAKERGKGFVYVNENCFGYQGEWCQRPGWQQIADCVSGVAWAQGQFMGLDEPVVPPFPISDYGTGCMGAIAALTGLYNRATKGGSWHGKASLLQYDLLLIKAGKYPEDVQEKLRKLAGDDFLALRHSHSVDQISGTALKAMKGYAPELFSSPNVREKWYARRYKAEVEAVSPVVEIEGVEIGFKRASRPNGSDEASWDFGPEEDHRIVAQTNGVKKA